Proteins from a genomic interval of Drosophila melanogaster chromosome 2R:
- the Alk gene encoding anaplastic lymphoma kinase, isoform B, whose protein sequence is MPQLRQLVVVLAILSLLVDPSFAQRPLIMNHTFSSLPMSQHPSFNSWPSASGGKQLRNGRLHEQPLPLPQPTLPVATQYEDYEAAPPGSRRDNKRRLAQMAQRPGSGNGGRRGMESLRKELMNPSVGGPGGGISGGGSGYPSYSATSSIGRIDGLGQGLGSADRYGALYDQLRQPSGMAAMTAGPLGGPYSTRFPPLYAGVDDQPKRSNRKNSISELYKLKKALNQADEPAGGVTHGNFEGDPQPSSADPLQEIKDRIRDTSPNANTYAPHTDATPSSEYEYELGVKCNFETPCSWTWGNYSDGFQVITGTELSKRNLTGLLPGPAADSIDDANGHFLYARVNPSSRPLNLTSPEFSTTMEKCFLEVYMHQSDMSHGLSRVVVELLHTAESSWVPAEILGDNVRQWTRKVYRLGRVSRDFRIVFEVVPDLRVGQKGHVALDNLRMVNCFPEGTKSEKCSTSQVKCTSSKVPVCIHLPRICDITRDCDEAEDEQQSCDKIPYGGRCDFEEDWCGWRDSGKTTLTWSRHTGSSPTHDTGPDGDHTMQHLQNNTSGYYMLVNMNQHMNNSEKNSIIGFASNAIMVSKTFNPPPSVHGNPDSPYRNSCVVRFFIHQFGKNPGSINLSVVEMKEKENITTTLWWSTKNQGSDWMRAEYVLPNITSKYYLQFEARMGMRIYSDVAVDDFSLSPECFGLNIPEDHLGGYNYWDVRQNLKSPTYKDFEYTNYLELTTCDTRGMIGPSQAQCEAAYREQNKTHVLREVHVVEDQSSYKGMQKWKVPHEGHYTIIAKGASGGLGSGGVGSSRGSVAVAILELHKNEELYFLVGQQGENACIKSMGVLKEAGCGTDHDLDLAQYSFRSKQDMVKNIYIENGAGGGGGGSYVFLLNQAKNEAVPLLVAGGGGGLGIGQYIDEDFQHGQKAKPLQAPESGQINGEPLNKKTAGPGGGWRAKEDQALSPTYGAALLQGGRGGHSCYVELADNGTSVHRHGQGGFGGGGGGCNTGGGGGGYAGGDVYLTESNGEGGSSYISPSRSLREISEIHAGASSGPGAIIIIPAIEGCGCDYRCVALDEFRSKVRCICPDGWSLKRDNHTACEIREEAGKSSFQYLVSILMISLAVLFICIAALIFMLYNRYQRKKQSKKRHKMLVEQDLQLTRLRNNIDDSNLNNFNPNYGCDGILNGHIDVNSLPQVARDSLQLVNALGKGAFGEVYMALYRHRDGDAVEMGVAVKTLREDPKREKEEDFLKEAAIMAKFNHPNMVHLIGVCFDRQPYYIVLELLAGGDLQKFLRENRNTPERPSLLTMKDLLFCALDVAKGCRYMESKRFIHRDIAARNCLLSSKGPGRVVKIADFGMSRDIYRSDYYRKGGKAMLPIKWMPPEAFLDGIFTSKTDVWSFGILLWEVFSLGRSPYPGQHNTQVMELVVRGGRLGSPTECPVSIYKVMADCWNPTPEDRPTFITLLEHLTACTQDASIMNAPLPNILGPTASERDDTVIRPPNGEEFCLAVPDYLVPLPPGGSNNPSMASGSGYVPELQRQQMSSCTPPAVTSPAAPHPRPVENIAPTSGDCWETSFILPNSKVEPPVVGSGHDVPLAGGEEAKLISLDTPQPTPTTIQPPLSFASQLDGITLDPSALTKSLPNGNAKQSYANVQVKNEAEAKVINGVVGNGTVMNGDVSTGSGGADSPFTIQGYAERYKDNNNHSEISC, encoded by the exons ATGCCACAGCTCAGGcagctggtggtggtgctggccaTCCTATCCCTCCTTGTGGATCCCTCGTTCGCCCAGCGACCGCTGATCATGAACCACACCTTCAGCTCCCTGCCGATGTCCCAGCATCCCAGTTTTAACAGCTGGCCAAGTGCATCCGGGGGAAAGCAACTGCGCAATGGCAGGCTCCATGAGCAGCCTTTGCCCCTGCCACAACCCACTTTGCCGGTGGCCACACAATACGAGGACTACGAGGCGGCACCGCCAGGGTCGCGAAGGGATAACAAGCGGCGACTGGCTCAGATGGCCCAACGCCCAGGCAGTGGGAACGGCGGGCGGCGAGGCATGGAATCCCTTCGAAAGGAGCTTATGAATCCATCGGTTGGTGGTCCGGGCGGAGGTATTTCCGGCGGAGGATCCGGCTATCCTTCGTACTCCGCCACCTCTTCCATTGGACGTATAGATGGCCTGGGTCAGGGCCTAGGATCTGCGGATCGGTACGGAGCGTTATACGACCAGCTGAGGCAGCCCAGTGGAATGGCAGCCATGACAGCCGGTCCCCTTGGCGGACCCTACTCGACAAGGTTCCCTCCTCTGTACGCCGGTGTAGACGACCAGCCCAAGCGCTCAAATCGAAAGAACTCCATCAGCGAGCTCTATAAGCTGAAGAAGGCCCTCAACCAGGCAGATGAACCTGCTGGCGGGGTGACGCACGGAAACTTTGAAGGAGATCCACAGCCCTCGTCGGCAGATCCACTGCAAGAAATCAAGGATCGTATACGAGATACATCACCAAATGCG AACACCTATGCTCCTCACACGGATGCCACACCATCATCAGAGTACGAGTACGAACTTGGCGTGAAGTGCAACTTCGAGACCCCGTGCAGCTGGACCTGGGGCAACTATTCGGATGGTTTTCAAGTTATAACTGGAACGGAATTGTCGAAAAGGAATCTCACAGGACTACTGCCAGGTCCTGCAGCCGATAGTATCGACGATGCGAACGGTCACTTCCTGTACGCCCGCGTGAACCCCTCTTCAAGACCCTTGAATCTCACCTCACCGGAATTTAGCACCACGATGGAGAAGTGCTTTTTAGAGGTCTACATGCACCAGAGCGACATGAGTCACGGACTTTCGCGGGTGGTGGTTGAACTACTTCACACGGCTGAGAGCAGTTGGGTTCCGGCCGAAATTCTGGGCGATAATGTGCGCCAATGGACCAGGAAGGTATATCGCCTGGGTCGCGTTTCCCGCGATTTCCGCATCGTTTTCGAGGTGGTTCCCGATCTGAGAGTGGGCCAGAAGGGTCATGTGGCGTTGGACAACCTGCGCATGGTTAACTGTTTTCCCGAGGGTACAAAGTCGGAGAAGTGCAGCACCTCGCAGGTGAAGTGCACCTCCAGCAAGGTGCCCGTGTGTATCCATCTACCACGAATCTGCGACATTACCAGGGACTGCGATGAGGCGGAGGACGAGCAGCAGTCATGTG ATAAAATACCCTATGGCGGTCGTTGTGACTTCGAGGAGGACTGGTGCGGTTGGCGGGACTCGGGAAAGACGACGCTCACCTGGTCACGGCACACGGGATCATCTCCCACCCACGATACGGGACCGGATGGGGATCACACAATGCAGCACCTGCAGAACAACACCAGTGGATACTATATGCTGGTCAATATGAATCAGCATATGAACAACTCGGAAAAGAATTCGATTATTGGATTTGCCAGCAATGCGATTATGGTTAGCAAGACCTTCAATCCGCCGCCATCGGTACATGGAAACCCGGACTCTCCCTATCGTAACTCGTGTGTTGTGAGGTTTTTCATTCATCAATTCGGCAAGAATCCGGGCAGTATCAATCTCTCCGTGGTGGAGATGAAGGAAAAGGAGAACATCACCACTACACTGTGGTGGAGCACCAAAAACCAGGGCAGCGATTGGATGAGAGCGGAATATGTACTGCCTAACATAACGTCCAA ATACTATCTTCAGTTTGAAGCTCGCATGGGCATGAGAATCTACTCAGATGTGGCTGTGGATGACTTCTCACTGAGTCCCGAATGTTTTGGCCTCAATATACCAGAAGATCATCTAGGTGGCTACAACTACTGGGATGTCCGACAGAATCTAAAGAGTCCAACCTATAAAGACTTTGAATATACCAACT ATCTTGAGTTAACCACCTGTGACACTCGTGGCATGATAGGACCTTCCCAGGCGCAATGTGAAGCTGCCTACAGGGAGCAAAATAAGACACATGTCCTGCGGGAAGTCCATGTGGTGGAAGATCAGAGCAGCTACAAGGGCATGCAGAAGTGGAAGGTACCCCACGAAGGACACTACAC AATCATTGCCAAAGGCGCCAGTGGAGGACTGGGTTCGGGTGGCGTAGGCAGCTCTCGAGGATCCGTGGCTGTGGCCATTCTGGAACTTCACAAAAATGAGGAACTGTATTTCCTCGTGGGACAGCAGGGCGAGAACGCCTGCATCAAGTCCATGGGAGTTCTGAAGGAAGCTGGTTGCGGAACCGATCACGACTTGGACTTAGCCCAATATAGCTTCCGTTCCAAACAGGATATGGTCAAGAATATCTATATCGAAAATGGtgccggcggcggtggtggtggctccTACGTGTTCCTTCTCAATCAGGCCAAAAATGAGGCAGTCCCTCTTTTGGTAGCTGGCGGTGGAGGAGGTCTGGGAATTGGCCAATACATTGATGAGGACTTCCAGCATGGTCAAAAGGCGAAGCCCCTTCAGGCTCCAGAAAGTGGACAGATCAATGGAGAGCCCTTGAATAAGAAGACAGCTGGTCCAGGTGGTGGATGGAGAGCCAAAGAGGACCAGGCCCTGAGTCCCACCTATGGAGCTGCCCTTCTCCAGGGCGGTCGAGGTGGACACTCCTGTTATGTGGAACTTGCGGACAATGGAACTTCTGTTCACAGACATGGCCAAGGTGGAtttggtggtggcggtggtggctgCAATActggaggaggcggtggcggcTACGCTGGCGGAGATGTCTACCTAACCGAGTCGAATGGCGAGGGCGGAAGTTCGTACATCAGCCCCAGTCGAAGTCTTCGGGAAATTAGTGAAATACATGCCGGCGCTAGCAGTGGACCAGGTGCCATCATCATTATTCCGGCAATCGAGGGCTGTGGATGCGACTATAGGTGCGTGGCCTTGGATGAGTTCCGATCGAAGGTGCGGTGCATCTGCCCAGATGGCTGGAGCTTAAAACGGGACAATCACACCGCCTGTGAGATCCGCGAGGAGGCGGGCAAGTCCTCCTTCCAGTATCTGGTTTCCATCCTAATGATCTCGCTTGCCGTGCTCTTCATCTGCATAGCTGCGCTCATCTTTATGCTAT ATAATCGCTATCAACGGAAGAAACAATCGAAGAAGCGCCACAAGATGCTCGTGGAGCAGGATCTTCAACTTACCCGTTTGCGCAACAATATCGACGACTCCAATCTGAATAACTTTAACCCCAACTATGGATGTGATGGTATTCTCAATGGTCACATTGATGTCAATAGCTTGCCCCAGGTGGCACGCGATAGTCTGCAATTGGTCAA TGCTCTGGGCAAAGGTGCTTTTGGAGAGGTATATATGGCATTATATCGCCATCGAGACGGAGATGCTGTggaaatgggcgtggcagtgaAAACCTTGCGGGAAGATCCCAAGCGGGAAAAGGAGGAGGATTTCCTGAAGGAGGCGGCCATAATGGCCAAGTTCAATCACCCGAATATGGTCCATTTAATAGGAGTCTGCTTTGACCGTCAGCCGTATTATATTGTCCTGGAACTTCTTGCTGGCGGGGATCTACAGAAGTTTTTGCGCGAAAACAGGAATACTCCAGAGCGTCCCTCCCTCTTAACCATGAAGGATCTGCTTTTCTGCGCCCTCGACGTGGCCAAAGGATGTCGCTACATGGAGAGTAAACGCTTCATCCATCGGGATATCGCCGCCAGGAACTGTCTGCTGAGCAGTAAGGGTCCTGGTCGCGTTGTGAAAATCGCCGATTTTGGCATGTCCCGGGATATCTACCGATCGGACTACTATCGCAAGGGAGGCAAGGCGATGCTACCCATCAAATGGATGCCGCCGGAAGCCTTCCTCGATGGCATATTCACCTCGAAAACAGATGTCTGGTCCTTTGGCATTCTCCTGTGGGAAGTCTTCAGTCTGGGCCGTTCACCATATCCCGGCCAGCATAACACCCAGGTAATGGAGCTGGTTGTGCGTGGCGGTCGACTGGGATCGCCCACCGAGTGTCCCGTCTCCATATACAAGGTGATGGCCGACTGCTGGAATCCCACGCCCGAGGATCGGCCCACATTTATTACGTTGCTGGAGCATTTGACCGCCTGCACCCAGGATGCCAGCATAATGAACGCTCCTCTGCCCAATATTCTGGGACCCACAGCCTCCGAACGGGACGACACAGTCATCCGGCCGCCCAATGGCGAGGAGTTCTGTTTGGCGGTGCCGGATTATCTGGTACCTTTGCCACCCGGCGGCAGCAACAATCCATCGATGGCCAGTGGTTCGGGCTACGTGCCAGAATTGCAACGCCAGCAGATGAGCTCCTGCACTCCGCCGGCGGTCACATCGCCCGCCGCACCACATCCAAGGCCGGTGGAGAATATCGCACCGACCAGCGGAGATTGCTGGGAGACGTCATTTATACTACCTAACTCGAAGGTGGAACCACCAGTGGTTGGAAGTGGCCACGATGTTCCATTGGCCGGCGGTGAGGAGGCCAAACTGATCAGTTTGGACACACCACAGCCCACACCAACGACCATCCAACCACCGCTGTCCTTCGCCTCGCAGCTTGATGGCATCACATTGGATCCCTCGGCACTGACCAAGAGTTTGCCCAACGGAAATGCCAAGCAGTCGTATGCCAATGTTCAGGTGAAAAACGAAGCCGAGGCCAAGGTCATCAATGGTGTGGTTGGCAATGGAACGGTGATGAACGGGGACGTCTCGACGGGATCGGGTGGTGCCGATTCACCTTTCACCATTCAGGGTTACGCGGAGCGATACAAGGACAACAACAATCATTCCGAAATCAGTTGTTAA